The Nocardia higoensis genome has a segment encoding these proteins:
- the trxA gene encoding thioredoxin codes for MLTITVTDASFDEVVLRSPEPVLVDFWAPWCGPCKMLASILEEVAAENTGRLTVAAVDIESNPTLRQQFRIMSTPTMILFSQGKPVMQIAGARPKTALLGELAQFF; via the coding sequence GTGCTTACCATCACCGTCACCGATGCGTCCTTCGATGAGGTCGTGCTCCGCAGCCCCGAGCCCGTCCTCGTCGATTTCTGGGCACCGTGGTGCGGCCCTTGCAAGATGCTGGCGTCCATCCTCGAGGAGGTCGCGGCCGAGAATACCGGCAGACTCACTGTGGCCGCGGTAGACATCGAGTCGAACCCGACGCTGCGGCAGCAGTTCAGGATCATGTCCACGCCGACCATGATCCTGTTCTCGCAGGGGAAACCGGTGATGCAGATCGCGGGAGCCCGCCCGAAGACGGCACTGCTCGGCGAGCTCGCCCAGTTCTTTTGA